A genomic region of Trueperaceae bacterium contains the following coding sequences:
- a CDS encoding alpha-amylase family glycosyl hydrolase produces MSASDTWPAWVQDAVFYQIFPDRFARSPRVHKPSNLEEWDAPPTLHGYKGGDLLGVVEKLDYLHDLGVTALYLNPIFASGSNHRYHTQDFHQVDPMLGGNAALDELVAACHRRGMRVVLDGVFNHASRGFLQFHDIMENGPSSAYLDWFHVRHFPLNAYGGGQLGYDAWWGLAALPKFNTSTPAVREFIYQVAEKWLAAGADGWRLDVPNEIDDDDFWRAFRARCRAVNPEAYLVGEIWDEAGRWLKGDIFDGVMNYQLTRAIFGLVGRDLAHDELARSGLNGVQRLSAAAFAETAARLLAAYPAAAVRSQLNLLGSHDTPRLATSLRGDAGAVRLALLLQFSWPGAPCIYYGDELGLRGGHDPGCRAGMPWDDGGRWDAELLGYVRALTSARRELAALRRGATAVSAPADGLVVVERRLEGEPPVWAVVNVGDGATAVPSGALPVGRCRDALTGAVVEQGEGAWVVPGRGGLLLTPTR; encoded by the coding sequence ATGTCTGCAAGCGACACCTGGCCGGCGTGGGTGCAAGACGCCGTCTTCTACCAGATCTTCCCCGACCGCTTCGCACGTAGCCCACGAGTTCACAAGCCGAGCAACCTCGAGGAGTGGGATGCCCCGCCCACACTGCACGGTTACAAGGGCGGCGACCTCCTCGGCGTGGTCGAGAAGCTCGACTACCTGCACGACCTCGGCGTAACGGCCCTCTACCTCAACCCGATCTTCGCCTCTGGCTCGAACCACCGCTACCACACGCAGGACTTCCATCAGGTCGACCCCATGCTGGGCGGCAACGCCGCCTTGGACGAGCTGGTGGCCGCCTGCCACCGGCGCGGCATGCGCGTGGTGCTCGACGGCGTGTTCAACCACGCCAGCCGCGGCTTCCTGCAGTTCCACGACATCATGGAGAACGGCCCGAGCAGCGCGTACCTCGACTGGTTCCACGTGCGCCACTTCCCCTTGAACGCCTACGGGGGCGGGCAGCTCGGCTACGACGCCTGGTGGGGCCTGGCCGCGCTGCCGAAGTTCAACACGTCCACGCCCGCCGTGCGCGAGTTCATCTACCAGGTCGCGGAGAAGTGGCTGGCGGCCGGGGCGGACGGCTGGCGCCTCGACGTGCCCAACGAGATCGACGACGACGACTTCTGGCGCGCGTTCCGCGCGCGCTGCCGGGCCGTGAACCCCGAGGCCTACCTGGTCGGGGAGATCTGGGACGAGGCCGGGCGCTGGCTGAAGGGCGACATCTTCGACGGCGTGATGAACTACCAACTCACGCGCGCGATCTTCGGGCTCGTCGGGCGCGACCTCGCTCACGACGAGCTGGCGCGGAGCGGCCTCAACGGCGTCCAGCGCCTGTCGGCGGCCGCGTTCGCGGAGACGGCCGCGCGCCTGCTGGCCGCCTACCCGGCGGCGGCCGTGCGCTCGCAGCTCAACCTGCTCGGCTCGCACGACACGCCGCGGTTGGCGACGTCGTTGCGGGGCGACGCCGGCGCCGTGCGGCTCGCGCTGCTGCTCCAGTTCAGTTGGCCGGGCGCGCCGTGCATCTACTACGGCGACGAGCTCGGCTTGCGCGGCGGGCACGACCCGGGCTGCCGGGCGGGTATGCCGTGGGACGACGGCGGTAGGTGGGACGCCGAGCTGCTCGGCTACGTCCGCGCCCTGACGAGCGCGCGTCGCGAGCTCGCCGCCCTGCGGCGGGGCGCCACGGCGGTCAGCGCGCCCGCGGATGGCCTCGTGGTGGTCGAGCGCCGCCTGGAGGGCGAGCCGCCCGTGTGGGCGGTCGTCAACGTGGGTGATGGGGCGACGGCGGTGCCGTCCGGGGCGCTGCCCGTGGGGCGGTGCCGGGACGCGCTCACCGGCGCAGTGGTGGAGCAGGGGGAAGGGGCGTGGGTCGTGCCCGGGAGGGGCGGGCTACTGCTGACGCCGACTCGTTAG
- a CDS encoding M81 family metallopeptidase: MSWPPRGRNVRVFAGTVSTETNTFVPLPTRLEDFTVVRRAEYEATGFQEEPGLEEIRRLTLERGWEFVFGLQAFAQPSGVVTRAAYEGLRDELLERLREELPVDMVFLPLHGAMVAEGCDNCEVDLVTRVREVVGPAVPIGVSFDLHCHFSDAMLELADVLVAYKEYPHTDLAERGADLFRLISKAAAGEVTPTMALFDCRMIGIYPTTTQPMRAFVDAMTAAEARGEVLSLSLAHGFPWGDVPDMGCKMLAVTDGDMAAAERAAREWGLRFHALRREVTLDPLTLDAALDKALAAHQGPVVVADQADNPGGGAPGDSTYALAALLERGTTDAALGMIYDPEVVAQAGAAGVGARIRVRLGGKLGATSGPTLEVEAEVRNVNPDLVQNWPQEAGPLWVPCGAAAALRMGGVDVVVSDRRGQVFSPDVFTGMGIDVLAKRLIVVKSTQHFYGAFAPIASEIIYMGGPGAIAPRMTDIPLERADLHKYPWVEDPFA, translated from the coding sequence ATGAGCTGGCCGCCGCGCGGGCGCAACGTGCGGGTCTTCGCGGGCACCGTGTCGACAGAGACGAACACGTTCGTGCCCCTGCCGACGCGCCTGGAGGACTTCACGGTCGTGCGGCGCGCGGAGTACGAGGCAACGGGCTTCCAGGAGGAGCCCGGCCTGGAGGAGATCAGGCGCCTGACCCTGGAGCGCGGCTGGGAGTTCGTGTTCGGCCTGCAGGCGTTCGCCCAGCCGTCGGGCGTCGTGACGCGGGCGGCCTACGAGGGCCTGCGTGACGAACTCCTGGAGCGGTTGCGTGAGGAACTGCCCGTGGACATGGTCTTCCTCCCCCTGCACGGTGCGATGGTGGCGGAAGGGTGCGACAACTGTGAGGTCGACCTCGTAACGCGCGTGCGCGAGGTCGTCGGCCCCGCGGTCCCCATCGGCGTCTCGTTCGACCTGCACTGCCACTTCAGCGACGCGATGCTCGAGTTGGCCGACGTGTTGGTGGCCTACAAGGAGTACCCGCACACGGACCTGGCGGAACGGGGCGCCGACCTGTTCAGGCTCATCTCCAAGGCGGCGGCCGGCGAGGTGACCCCGACGATGGCCCTCTTCGATTGCCGCATGATCGGCATCTACCCGACCACGACTCAGCCCATGCGCGCCTTCGTCGACGCCATGACGGCCGCGGAGGCGCGTGGCGAGGTGCTTTCGTTATCGCTGGCCCACGGCTTCCCGTGGGGCGACGTGCCCGACATGGGCTGCAAGATGCTCGCCGTGACCGACGGCGACATGGCGGCGGCGGAGCGCGCCGCGCGCGAGTGGGGTCTGCGGTTCCACGCCCTGCGCCGCGAGGTCACGCTCGACCCGCTCACGCTGGACGCGGCCCTCGACAAGGCGTTGGCAGCGCACCAGGGGCCCGTCGTCGTGGCCGATCAGGCCGATAACCCGGGTGGGGGCGCCCCAGGCGACTCCACCTACGCGCTCGCCGCGCTCCTCGAGCGCGGCACCACGGACGCTGCCCTCGGCATGATCTACGACCCCGAGGTCGTTGCACAGGCCGGCGCCGCCGGCGTCGGCGCTCGCATACGGGTCAGGCTCGGCGGCAAGCTCGGGGCGACCTCGGGACCGACGCTCGAGGTCGAAGCCGAAGTGCGGAACGTGAACCCCGACCTCGTGCAGAACTGGCCGCAGGAGGCGGGACCCCTGTGGGTGCCGTGCGGCGCCGCCGCCGCTTTGCGCATGGGCGGCGTTGACGTCGTGGTGAGCGACCGGCGCGGGCAGGTCTTCAGCCCCGACGTGTTCACGGGCATGGGCATCGACGTGCTCGCCAAGCGCTTGATAGTCGTCAAGTCGACGCAGCACTTCTACGGCGCCTTCGCCCCCATCGCGAGCGAGATCATCTACATGGGCGGCCCCGGCGCGATCGCGCCCCGCATGACCGACATCCCGCTCGAACGCGCCGACTTGCACAAGTACCCGTGGGTGGAAGACCCGTTCGCTTGA
- a CDS encoding beta-lactamase family protein, producing MLDAYKAYLERTTRERRIPGVAALVKRGGETLFDEGVGYADREALRPVTPDTIFGIGSLTKSFTALAIMQLVDRGDLRVTDPAADYLPALASSSNHDLTRITLHHLLTNTSGLPPLPYLNGALARSVLADASLELLEMKPEKYAVPLDTYDELISALAADAPRLLRAPGTLFSYSNDGFAMLGRIVELASGEDYEEYVRRHVLEPLGMTRSVFDPSELAALGDSTELYSYIGGFERVEPTPGWWEAPAMTSAGFLKSTTRDLARYAEVYLGKRPDVLSPASLEAMTAPHARTWPGRHYGYGMMVQPDYHGHKVVEHGGNIKGVGAWLTVFQGGDVVSALLSNITGGPVSEMAWTGANLGAGLSAETRRQEFATVPLSEQQLARLVGRYVSGEDVDVTVRRGADGGPEVVVGKQMLPTRSVAEDSLVVDANGQDSLMEFIDAGPTGYGAVTFGFRVLERVA from the coding sequence GTGTTAGACGCATACAAGGCTTATCTCGAGCGCACGACGCGCGAGCGCCGCATCCCTGGCGTGGCGGCACTGGTCAAGCGCGGTGGCGAGACCCTGTTCGACGAGGGCGTCGGCTACGCCGACCGCGAGGCGTTACGTCCGGTCACGCCGGACACCATCTTCGGGATCGGCTCGCTCACCAAGTCGTTCACGGCGCTAGCCATCATGCAACTCGTCGATCGGGGCGACCTGCGCGTGACCGACCCCGCCGCCGACTACCTTCCCGCGCTGGCGAGTTCGAGCAACCACGACCTCACGCGCATCACGTTGCACCACCTGCTCACGAACACGAGCGGCCTGCCACCCCTCCCTTACCTCAACGGCGCGCTCGCCCGGAGCGTGCTCGCCGACGCATCCCTTGAGCTGCTCGAGATGAAGCCGGAGAAGTACGCGGTGCCGCTCGACACATATGACGAGCTCATCAGCGCCCTCGCCGCAGACGCGCCGCGCCTCCTGCGGGCGCCCGGCACGCTGTTCAGTTACAGCAACGACGGCTTCGCCATGCTCGGACGCATCGTGGAGCTCGCCTCGGGAGAGGACTACGAGGAGTACGTGCGGCGCCACGTGCTCGAGCCACTCGGCATGACCCGCAGCGTCTTCGATCCGAGCGAGTTGGCGGCGCTCGGGGACAGCACCGAGCTCTACTCGTACATCGGCGGCTTCGAGCGCGTGGAGCCGACGCCGGGCTGGTGGGAGGCGCCGGCCATGACGAGCGCGGGGTTCCTCAAGTCCACGACGCGCGACCTGGCGCGTTACGCGGAGGTCTACCTCGGCAAGCGCCCGGACGTGCTCTCCCCGGCGTCGCTAGAGGCCATGACCGCGCCACACGCGCGCACCTGGCCGGGGCGCCACTACGGTTACGGCATGATGGTCCAACCCGACTACCACGGTCACAAGGTCGTGGAGCACGGCGGCAACATCAAGGGGGTCGGGGCCTGGTTGACCGTCTTCCAAGGGGGCGATGTCGTCAGCGCGCTTCTCTCCAACATCACGGGTGGCCCCGTGAGCGAGATGGCCTGGACGGGCGCCAACCTCGGCGCGGGCTTGAGCGCCGAGACGCGGCGTCAAGAGTTCGCCACGGTACCGCTGAGCGAGCAGCAACTCGCTCGCCTCGTCGGTCGGTACGTGAGTGGTGAGGACGTGGACGTCACCGTCAGGCGCGGCGCAGACGGCGGCCCGGAGGTCGTGGTCGGCAAACAGATGCTGCCGACGCGGTCGGTGGCGGAAGACTCACTCGTGGTCGATGCCAACGGGCAGGATAGCCTCATGGAGTTCATCGATGCCGGCCCCACGGGCTACGGCGCCGTGACCTTCGGGTTCAGGGTGCTGGAGCGCGTGGCATGA
- a CDS encoding ABC transporter permease yields MTTRPASTTESERKQRRRRLMLRLLRKPGFVFGVLVLLPLVIAAVFAPQLAPYPPESMDGPRYLPPGSPGYWLGTDNLGRDILSRLIHGARISLSVGLVVVGIGAGVGSVLGILAGYLRGTVDNVIMRVMDVLLAFPDILLALIVITMLGPGIFNVMIALGFASVPVYTRLARGATLAVRELEFVEASRALGTNSARLLFRHVLPNVVQPVIVVASLGVATAILAAAGLSFLGLGAPPGIAEWGAMLNDARNYMRRAWWLATVPGATITLAVLAIGLLGETIREVLDPRIG; encoded by the coding sequence ATGACCACCCGTCCTGCCTCGACCACCGAAAGCGAGCGCAAGCAGAGGCGCCGGCGACTCATGCTCCGCCTGCTGCGCAAGCCGGGCTTCGTGTTCGGCGTGCTCGTGCTGCTCCCCCTCGTCATCGCCGCCGTCTTCGCGCCTCAGCTCGCGCCCTACCCGCCCGAGTCCATGGACGGACCGCGCTACCTACCGCCCGGCTCCCCTGGTTATTGGTTGGGGACGGACAACCTCGGCCGCGACATCCTCAGCCGGCTCATACACGGGGCCAGGATCTCGTTGTCGGTCGGGTTGGTCGTAGTCGGCATCGGGGCGGGCGTGGGGTCGGTGCTCGGTATCTTGGCGGGCTACCTCCGGGGCACCGTCGACAACGTGATCATGCGCGTCATGGACGTCCTGCTGGCGTTCCCCGACATCCTGCTCGCGCTCATCGTGATCACCATGCTTGGTCCCGGTATCTTCAACGTCATGATCGCGCTCGGTTTCGCGAGCGTGCCCGTCTACACGAGGTTGGCACGCGGCGCCACCCTGGCGGTCCGGGAACTCGAGTTCGTGGAGGCCAGCCGCGCGCTGGGCACGAACTCCGCGCGCCTGCTCTTCAGGCACGTGCTGCCGAACGTGGTCCAGCCCGTGATCGTCGTGGCGTCGCTGGGGGTCGCCACCGCCATCCTGGCGGCTGCCGGCCTCAGCTTCCTCGGACTCGGGGCGCCGCCCGGCATAGCCGAGTGGGGCGCCATGCTCAACGACGCGCGCAACTACATGCGCCGCGCCTGGTGGCTCGCCACCGTACCTGGGGCCACGATCACGCTGGCGGTGCTCGCCATCGGACTGCTCGGCGAGACCATCAGGGAAGTCCTCGATCCGCGGATCGGCTGA
- a CDS encoding ABC transporter permease gives MARFFLQRLVSLIAVLMGTAVLVFSMLHLTPGDPARVLLGNRPVSAQAYERLRADLGLDEPLLTQFGQFVARLARGDLGTSYFTKRPVTTEVASRFPITFGLMVGAMLVALLIGIPAGVISAARFGGTFDFVVMSLAMLGVSMPGFWVGLMLILTFSVNLGWLPVAGVGGVQYYVLPAIALGTGSAAVLARLTRSSMLDVLHTDYIRTARAKGLWPRRVLIAHAFKNAFIPVLTIIGLQVGGLLAGAVVIETVFALPGLGRLLVQGVSSRDYPLVQGVALIVAAIYVLVNFTVDLLYTFINPRIRYVS, from the coding sequence ATGGCGCGCTTCTTCCTGCAACGTCTCGTCTCGCTCATCGCAGTGCTGATGGGCACGGCGGTGCTGGTGTTCAGCATGCTGCACCTGACACCGGGTGACCCAGCGCGCGTGCTGCTCGGCAACCGGCCAGTGTCTGCCCAGGCGTACGAGCGCCTGCGCGCCGACCTCGGCTTGGACGAGCCGCTCCTGACGCAGTTCGGACAGTTCGTCGCTAGGCTCGCCAGGGGCGACCTCGGCACCTCCTACTTCACGAAGCGGCCCGTCACAACCGAGGTCGCGAGCCGCTTCCCCATCACGTTCGGGCTCATGGTGGGCGCCATGCTCGTGGCGTTGCTCATCGGGATACCCGCCGGTGTCATCTCCGCGGCGCGCTTCGGCGGGACCTTCGACTTCGTCGTCATGAGCCTCGCCATGCTCGGTGTCAGCATGCCCGGGTTCTGGGTCGGACTCATGCTCATCCTCACGTTCTCCGTCAACCTCGGGTGGTTGCCCGTGGCCGGTGTGGGCGGGGTGCAGTACTACGTGCTCCCGGCCATCGCGCTCGGTACCGGGTCGGCGGCCGTCCTGGCCCGTCTCACGCGGTCCAGCATGCTCGACGTGCTGCACACGGATTACATCCGCACGGCCCGCGCCAAGGGCCTGTGGCCGAGGCGCGTGCTGATCGCCCACGCGTTCAAGAACGCGTTCATCCCGGTCCTCACCATCATCGGGCTGCAGGTGGGCGGGCTGTTGGCCGGTGCGGTGGTGATCGAGACGGTCTTCGCGCTGCCCGGCCTCGGCCGGCTGCTCGTCCAGGGAGTCTCGAGCCGCGACTACCCGCTCGTGCAGGGCGTGGCCCTGATCGTCGCCGCGATCTACGTCCTCGTCAACTTCACCGTCGACCTCCTCTACACCTTCATCAACCCGCGGATCCGTTACGTGTCCTGA
- a CDS encoding ABC transporter substrate-binding protein yields MQASRSTGRSRSVVTAFRLAVVLALAAALVGVAFAQEYGGRFVVGRSAAPSILDPQKTGESAADEVLSLVGGSLMTIDPDTLALGPGLADSVEQSADGLTFTFKIHPGVKFHNGDPLTAADFKYTYERALDPATEATVSGDMLAGVESVEAPDDYTLVVHLKEPSAVFLRNLSNSGYLQPLSRRAVEEAGADYGRAPVGVGPYRFKEWVAGYSITLERNPDFAWAPYYLKNQGAPYPDEIEFRYLPEQGTLVAALEAGEVDYADVPAVDLALFQDNPSFNVYSSLSSGIGLEFIFNLRDPIMADIRVRQAFNHAIDKQFFIDRVVDGHGIPATGVLPPSIPGYDPDSAATDYDFDREAAGALLDAAGWTMGPNGVRAKDGQPLTIRIVAYTVSQMVLASELLQNQLKAIGVDATVESYERSLQMPMIIEGDYQIAPLSWTYDDADVLYFLAHSSQHPNGLNLGAVNDPELDRLLDASRTTLVDSERMLVFHDIQRLMNENAYLAPVYVQETFSAANKRVEGLRFTAIGAPLLQEVWIAR; encoded by the coding sequence ATGCAGGCTTCACGTAGTACTGGTCGGTCGAGGTCGGTCGTCACGGCGTTCCGGCTCGCCGTGGTGCTGGCTCTGGCAGCCGCCCTCGTGGGTGTGGCGTTCGCACAGGAGTACGGCGGGCGCTTCGTCGTCGGCCGCAGCGCCGCCCCCTCGATCCTCGATCCGCAGAAGACCGGCGAGTCCGCCGCCGACGAGGTGCTGTCACTCGTAGGCGGCAGCCTCATGACGATCGACCCTGACACCCTCGCCCTGGGCCCGGGCCTGGCGGACTCCGTGGAGCAGTCGGCAGACGGCCTGACGTTCACGTTCAAGATCCACCCCGGCGTCAAGTTCCATAACGGCGACCCGTTGACGGCGGCCGACTTCAAGTACACGTACGAGCGCGCCCTCGACCCCGCCACCGAGGCGACCGTCTCCGGCGACATGCTGGCCGGGGTGGAGAGCGTCGAGGCGCCCGACGACTACACGCTCGTCGTCCACCTCAAGGAACCCAGCGCGGTGTTCTTGCGCAACCTGAGCAACTCCGGTTACCTCCAGCCGCTCTCACGGCGCGCCGTCGAGGAAGCGGGCGCCGACTACGGGCGCGCGCCCGTTGGCGTCGGGCCCTACCGCTTCAAGGAGTGGGTGGCGGGCTACTCCATCACCCTGGAACGGAACCCGGACTTCGCTTGGGCCCCCTACTACCTCAAGAACCAAGGCGCCCCCTACCCCGATGAGATCGAGTTCCGGTACTTGCCAGAGCAGGGCACCCTCGTCGCGGCGCTGGAAGCGGGCGAAGTCGATTACGCTGACGTGCCGGCCGTCGACCTGGCGCTGTTCCAGGACAACCCCAGCTTCAACGTCTACTCCAGCCTCAGCAGTGGCATCGGGCTCGAGTTCATCTTCAACCTGCGCGATCCCATCATGGCCGACATCCGGGTGCGGCAGGCGTTCAACCACGCCATCGACAAGCAGTTCTTCATCGACCGGGTAGTCGATGGGCACGGCATCCCTGCCACCGGCGTCCTGCCGCCCTCCATCCCCGGGTACGACCCGGACAGCGCGGCCACCGACTACGACTTCGATCGCGAAGCCGCCGGCGCACTGCTCGACGCCGCCGGCTGGACCATGGGGCCTAACGGGGTGCGCGCCAAGGACGGCCAACCACTCACCATCCGGATCGTCGCGTACACCGTGTCTCAAATGGTGTTGGCCTCTGAACTGCTCCAGAACCAGCTCAAGGCGATAGGCGTCGACGCCACCGTCGAGAGCTACGAGCGCTCGCTGCAGATGCCCATGATCATCGAGGGCGACTACCAGATCGCGCCGCTCAGCTGGACCTACGACGACGCTGACGTGCTCTACTTCCTCGCCCACTCCTCTCAGCACCCCAACGGTCTGAACCTGGGCGCCGTGAACGACCCCGAACTCGACCGCCTGCTTGACGCCAGCCGCACCACCCTCGTCGACTCGGAGCGCATGCTCGTCTTCCACGACATCCAGCGGCTAATGAACGAGAACGCCTACCTCGCGCCCGTGTACGTGCAGGAGACGTTCAGCGCGGCCAACAAGCGGGTCGAGGGGCTGCGTTTCACGGCCATCGGCGCGCCGTTGCTGCAAGAAGTCTGGATCGCCCGCTAG
- a CDS encoding MurR/RpiR family transcriptional regulator, whose translation MTVIDQIREHYPALSPTEQRIARHYLQHGRVMVFASASQVARRLGISTSTIVRFAQQLGYSGYVELQERMQSEYDAARRLVSVKVAREDLIEHVVRQDAENIASVLRNEEALISAGIALANAPRVWVTGSRSSGDLASIAWRLLNMVRPNVTLLDPNAADVADRIMDLEPEDVLLVFSMSRYAQEMVQLVELAPPRAGTVLVTDEHVSPLLPFADWPISVATQPAAMFRSLTAVMTALQALVAATAREIGDEQVDARLAKAEEFWARFGTFSSHLGRR comes from the coding sequence TTGACCGTCATCGACCAGATCCGTGAGCACTACCCGGCCCTCAGCCCCACCGAGCAACGGATCGCGAGACATTACCTGCAGCACGGTAGGGTGATGGTCTTCGCCAGCGCCAGCCAGGTGGCCAGGCGCCTCGGGATCTCGACCTCCACCATAGTGCGCTTCGCGCAACAGCTCGGCTACTCTGGTTACGTCGAGCTGCAAGAGCGCATGCAATCCGAGTACGACGCGGCCCGCCGCCTCGTCAGCGTGAAGGTGGCGCGCGAGGACCTGATCGAACACGTCGTCAGGCAGGACGCCGAGAACATCGCGAGCGTCTTGCGTAACGAGGAAGCCTTGATCAGCGCCGGCATCGCCCTGGCGAACGCGCCGCGCGTGTGGGTCACGGGGAGCCGCTCCAGCGGCGACCTGGCCAGCATCGCGTGGCGCCTCCTCAACATGGTGCGGCCGAACGTCACACTGTTGGACCCGAACGCCGCCGACGTGGCCGACCGCATCATGGACTTAGAGCCAGAAGACGTCCTGCTGGTGTTCAGCATGAGCCGCTACGCCCAGGAGATGGTGCAGCTCGTCGAACTCGCGCCCCCTAGGGCCGGCACGGTCCTGGTGACCGACGAACACGTCTCGCCCCTGCTGCCGTTCGCGGATTGGCCGATCAGCGTGGCCACGCAGCCTGCCGCCATGTTCCGGTCCCTCACGGCCGTCATGACGGCGCTCCAGGCGCTCGTGGCCGCTACGGCCCGCGAGATCGGGGATGAGCAAGTCGACGCCCGCCTCGCGAAGGCGGAGGAGTTCTGGGCGCGGTTCGGGACCTTCTCGTCTCACTTGGGTCGTCGGTAG
- a CDS encoding DUF2961 domain-containing protein: protein MGLSPLRGLAALRDVKTRRFSSFDVTGGNDDRLHIQPGETVTIAETAGAGIVTHLWVTISCQSPNYLRKIVLRAYWDGEEHPSIECPIGDLFGMGHGQTRNFASLPLQMSPQDGKAFNCYFPMPFANGMRFTITSECEHQVLFYYYLDFEVHAALQPQLGRFHAQWRRAIPNGEDPSGMSSEEFLFMGKNSDPAKNYTILEAAGHGHYVGCLLSVYSLRRSREWDWYGEGDDMIFVDGEPGLIAPKFAGMEPDAFDPGPMLAAKPESAPGANDQWPPTLHGTGTEDYFNTAWCPTEEYAAPYHGIIAAGGPNWTDPVTLYRFHIEDPVVFKRNIRVSIEHGHKNRRSDELSSVAFWYQAEPHLPFPAFPAAADRLPAFRRPFEQR, encoded by the coding sequence ATGGGCTTGTCACCGCTGCGCGGCCTGGCCGCGCTTCGCGACGTGAAGACCAGGCGTTTCTCGAGCTTCGACGTGACCGGCGGCAACGATGACCGCCTGCACATCCAACCCGGCGAGACCGTGACGATCGCGGAGACCGCGGGGGCGGGCATCGTCACGCACCTGTGGGTGACCATCAGCTGCCAGAGCCCCAACTACCTCCGCAAGATCGTCCTGCGCGCGTACTGGGACGGCGAGGAGCATCCCAGCATCGAATGCCCCATCGGCGATCTCTTCGGCATGGGCCACGGGCAGACCCGCAACTTCGCTAGCTTGCCCCTGCAGATGAGCCCGCAGGACGGCAAGGCCTTCAACTGCTACTTTCCCATGCCGTTCGCGAACGGCATGCGCTTCACCATCACCAGCGAGTGCGAGCACCAGGTGCTCTTCTACTACTACCTGGACTTCGAGGTCCATGCGGCCCTCCAACCCCAGCTGGGGCGCTTCCACGCCCAGTGGCGGCGCGCCATCCCGAACGGGGAGGACCCGAGCGGCATGAGCAGCGAGGAGTTCCTGTTCATGGGGAAGAACTCGGACCCCGCCAAGAACTACACGATCCTCGAGGCCGCCGGGCACGGCCATTACGTGGGGTGCCTGCTGTCCGTCTACTCGCTGAGGCGCTCGCGCGAGTGGGACTGGTACGGCGAGGGCGACGACATGATCTTCGTCGACGGCGAGCCCGGCCTCATCGCCCCGAAGTTCGCCGGCATGGAGCCGGACGCGTTCGACCCGGGCCCCATGCTCGCCGCCAAGCCCGAGTCCGCGCCGGGCGCCAACGACCAGTGGCCACCCACGCTGCACGGCACCGGCACGGAGGACTACTTCAACACCGCCTGGTGCCCGACGGAGGAGTACGCGGCGCCGTACCACGGCATCATCGCTGCAGGGGGACCCAACTGGACGGACCCCGTGACCCTGTACCGCTTCCACATCGAGGACCCGGTCGTGTTCAAGCGCAACATCCGCGTCAGCATCGAGCACGGCCACAAGAACCGGCGCAGCGACGAGCTCTCGAGCGTGGCCTTCTGGTACCAGGCCGAGCCCCACCTGCCGTTCCCGGCCTTCCCCGCCGCCGCCGACCGCCTTCCCGCGTTCCGCCGACCGTTCGAGCAAAGATGA